CGCTGCCGTCGTAAGAAATACATTTCAACAATCTCTTCTTGAAACCTTTCCCGCACGTCTTAGAGCAGGGCGACCAGTCCCCCAGCTGCCACTGCGGGCAGGGCACGTCGGCGCAGGGACGGATGTCGCTGGGCTTCAGCTCACGGGCGCAGTCAGCGGCCGGCcacccccgggggtcccggcacTCCACCGCCCGCCGCTGCCAGCCTGAGCCGCACGACTTGGAGCACTCGCCCCACTCCTCGATGACCCACTCGGAGGAGATGATCTCCCTGATGGCGTTGAAGGACTCTTTCTTTCTACTGGGCGCCTTCTCCGACCCAGCCTGCGCGGGCTTCTTCACGAAATAGGTGAACTTGATCTTGGGCTGCGGCAGGTCCCCCACCGTGAGGACCTGGATGGTCAGAGGCTCCTTCAGAGGGCTGAAACTGCGGATCCTCTCCAGGGCGGCGGAGGAGCCGCTGTACCTCAGCACGCTGCCCTTGTAGGTGATGTCCTGCTCCAGCGTCGACAGGGTGTAATCGCCGTTGAGAACGTAGGTGCCATCCGCGGCTTTGATGGCGAGGAAGCTGCCGTCGTGTCTCGCGCCCCTGTGGTTTCGCTGCTTCACCTCGATGTTTGTCGCCCCGGCTGGAATGGTGACGACGTCGTGGTAGCCGGGTCTGcccaagagaaaagagaaagactgagTCCTCCGCTCTTCCCTGCAAAAGGGAAGAAGCTGCCCAGCACAAGACTGAATTTCATTTGAAGCCAAAGCGTTAAGCTCATGAGCAGCCAACCTAACTGAATTAATGGATTAAGGGATTTGCAAAGTCACATCCCATGTTATTGCCATGGCAGAGGCGTGCCCACGTGGAAGGGGCTTCCTTTCGCTGGGATCTCACTGTAAGTTATCTTCAGTCAGATGGCTCCAACAGATCAAATCTCAGTTCCAACAATAAACTGGGGCAACACCTCACTGATGTGGAAACCCAAAGCTTACACCCACAAAACATTCACCAGAACAAAATAATGGCAGCAGTTATACACTCACTTTGCTCTAACAAGTGTGCCAGACACTTTCTTGCAAGTGGATCCATTGCCACCGCAAATACCGCATTTGTCAAACTTCTTGTTGGATCCTATCATACGGTCGCAGCCAGCCTTTACGCACTGTCCCTGGACGCAGACGGAGGTGGAATCGGGGCTACATGGGGTACCATCCACAACCTTTGCAGGAAAGAAGCAGTAGGGCGTTTGATTAGAAGATGCACATTGCTTTGAAATTGCGTAATACAGACACATACAAAATATGGACAGGTGGAAGACCTGCAGCACCTCTATTTTCAAGGCTTTTGAACCCAAAAACCAAAGCAGCCCATAGATAGTTGGAGGTATGTAGTGCTACTTCTCATTTGCAAAAATGATGCCATGGTGATGGGAGAAAACAAccaatttcattttctattaataCCCCCCTCAAACCCCTCCACCCACAAAACTGTTTTACTCATTTCATATAAAGAAAGAATGTTGTTTTCTAATGTCACTAGGAGGTAGTCATGTCCTCGAAGTACAGGACCAAAATTGCTTGTAATGGTGTTCAATGTATCTTTTATTTCTAGGAGTACTGCTCTACAAAAAACATCTGTGTCATCGCCCTGGTAGTTATTGGCTCTCAACACCTTATGACAGCGAGTTCAAGTAGCTATGCAAGATgaacatttttccttctgtttattttaagctGTCAGCGTATTAGTAACCGGTATGAGAAAGCATCAATGTTTTGGCAAAGAACCCCCACAGTTTTCCAAACATATCTCAATGTAATCAAATtggtggaaggagaggaaaggaaactAGGGTGGCGTGGGTAGAAGAGGTGGTATGTGTGAAATAACTGGAATGCCAGAGTATTTAAAGCATGCTTGCACCGATCAAGCTGTACACGTAGGGAGAGGAGAAGAATCTAGCTTAAATACAAGAAAGACATAATTCCAGATTTCTACACTCCTTAACTTCACATAAAGagttagaggaaagaaaaatcttattcaTGGTTAGATGGAAGAGGTATAGTTTTGAAATACCTTTGGCTGTAAAACAAAGAAGTATCCTGTTCCTTTTGCTCGGCAGACCAGCTTGCATCTGTCTTTTGGAGAGACACCAGCAAACTTGGGTGTCCACTCCACTGCAGGTCCGCTTCCAAAGGGAGACTTGGAAAACTCGTTGTGCTTTTCACATTGTTCCTCTCTAAAGGTTTtgcctgcaggcagaggaaaGACAGGTGGACATTAGATCATCTTCTGTACATGCTCTTCCTCCACAAGATACCCTTCCTCCGCCTCAAGAATGGGGAAAAGATTACCATCATTGTCCGGACAGTCCTCGATGTTGCATGATCTGTATTGCACCCGCTTGCCTTCACAGTATTTCCCCCCGTTTCTTGGGACAGGGTTGTCGCACTCCCTGAAGGAGTACTGGACTCCACCGCCGCAGGTCCGGGAGCACTCTCCCCacgccccccaggacccccagctccCATGCACCGGTGTCTGGAATGACaagcaaaagcagaacaaaaaagttaatacagtaaaagcaaaccaaaaccaaaaccacaaaaaccacaACCATGCTCATCTTTATCTAAGCCACTTCTAAAAAACAGCTCCAAGTTTGTTTTATTAGCTGTCTGCCTCCATTTATTCAAGCCCTTTTAACTGATTACTCCCATTATCCGCGCTACTCTGCAATCCAGAATATATTCTGACTCCTTTTTTAATACTTACATCGTAATGCTTCTTCTCAGTTTTATTCACACACTTGCCATTCATGCACCACTTCCCTTCCCCGCAACTGGTGCCATCTGCCCACGGGAAGTGTTTGGTTTGGCACACGAGCAGTCCTCCAGAAGTGCCAGTACACCACAGCGTCGTACACGTACTGGCTGCATCGGGGCAGTGCCTGGACTCATCTCCAAATGTAAACTGGCACTGTCTGTTGGCGTCGTACAAGGTGCCAGGCAAGTCAGAAGGAAGCTGGATTGGTTTGTGGGGCTTGTCCAACAAACACTCacctgaaaaggaagaaaaaaggaggaaaaaaaaaaaaagcagacaatgCTGTCAGTGAGTTCGgtttcaaaagggaaaaatgtatttccatcTCTGGAACTGCATTTGCTTTGTAACATAAGTCTTTGAGCCAATTTGTGCCACCATTTTTGTAAAACTAAGGGTCTTCTAAATCCATTTGCAGGATGTAAAAGGTTAACTCTATGCTGTAGCAGAAAGCACTCcgttaagaaaaaagaaagggaaaaaaaaagcaaagcagttaaACTCCAGAGCTTAAATGCCACATGAATGGAAAGCTTAATAATCTTACCATGACCGTTATCCAAAAATGTTGTAATCATGTAGGCACTACATGGAGACCAAGGCTGGCTGCGATCCAAATTGGAAAGCATAGATGCCATCATGTGGAAATCCCGGCTTATTCCATTAATACCAGCACACTGCTTTGCATCGTCATGAGGCATGTTAAACAcgtggccttaaaaaaaaaaagaagaaagtgtgtGATTTTAGGAAGTCTGTCCTATGCATTACCAATACTACTTTAAATATTACTCTAGAGCTGCTCACAGTCTGGTCTTTAAATAATAACCTGAATCTGAATACTGCCAAACTTTAAGCAGATGGCACTGTATCTTCGCTCCCCTCACAGGCTTCTCACATGCTCTTTTTCTGCAATCAGTCAAATACACAGCTCTTGCAGACAACGCCGTGCAGACCGATTTTCTTTCCACAGTTCAACCCTGCTACACAGCAAAGCTTTGCCTCCTCCCGATTGCGCCGGGGAGCGCAGGGTGCTCCGTGCCCCGCAGGGCGAGCCCGCGGTGCGGGCTGGGCAGCTCTTTGCTTTACGGCATCGAGCTGGCTTCAATTCATCACGTGAAATCGCCGTGCAAAGTTTCAAGTACCTAGTTCGTGGGCTGTTGTAAAGGCAGCCTGTAAACCATCGTCTTCTATGATAGAGCAACTGCGGTTGAGATCACAAACTGTTCCCACATCAGCCATCCCAAGAGTATCACATGTCTTGGCACCGCAGAGGTCCTGtaaaaaaaggcagtttcatTATTAATCAGATCAGAGACTTAACCTTGGCAAGAAACATGCAGCCCTGGCAGTTTGCCTTTACTTATGGAAAGAGCATAAATATTCAGCACTTCAATGGGTATGATGGCAAAAATCTGTCTTTGGAACATACACAAGGGTTACACGTAGAAATAAAATGCGTAATTTCCATACTAAATCTGCGAAAACTATGAGAGTCAGAAATACATTGCACGTACTGTGAGTTTCACCTGAGACGGCGCAAACAGCAAAATAAACGACTAAATAAAAAgcagttcatttcatttttagcCTGCTTTGCTGAAGCTGATGACACAAGACTGCCTCTGAACACTTTTTCGGAGGTCTCCTGGCAGAGGGGGCCTCCCGGGGGTAGGGAGCAATGGGCATAGGGATGGATTTGACCTTCGTCCGTGTCCCTCACCTGCCTGGTGAAGAGGATTGCTGTGTCGTAGTGTTCGGCGTGCCGGTCACTGGGCGGGTTGTGCTGCTTCTGCCAGCTGCAGAAGTTTCTCAAAGTCAGGGCTGCGTTGGAAGAGATATCGGGTCCCTTCCGCTCCTCGTAAATGACCATGATTTTCACCACCACGAGGCTGATGGAGTTGCGGATGCTGGGGTGCTTGTACAGCTTGGCCGCCACAGAGAGCAGCGTCAGGAGATAGTGCTTCAGCCCGCTGCCGTGGAACTCTGCCATGGACTGGTCGGCTACCAGCATGGTCTCCACATAGCGGGGGCTGGACACgaaccttttcttccttctgcttctcgTTTCTGCgttaaaaagaaagagggagagggagggaaagcgCAGGTTAGCGCAACAAGAGAAATCCGGCTGCAAGAGACCACTGTAAGGAACCCAAAACCCACCGACACTCAAGATTTGCCCCTAAGAGATGTACCCCACAGCGCCGCGCCCGGCTCCCGCCCCCAAACTTCGGCAGCCTCGGCTGAATAACCCCCTTAAGTCGCCGCCGGGCGGAGGGGCGATACCCGGACCCGCACCCAGGAGGGAGCACTCCCCGCCGCCCCTCGGGGCGGGGATGAGGGGGAGGCACCAGCCGGAGCTGCGCCGTCAGCCCCCGTCGGGGCGGGGGCGCAGGTGGGCGCAGGGCGAGGCagatcccccccatccccctctcCCCGTCCCCGCGGAGGGCGGCGCGGCGCCCCGACGGTACCTGCGTGCCCGGCGGGCTCCggctccgccgcctccgcctccgtCTCGGCCACGGCGCAGCGGGCGGCGGGGGTGGCCCGGCGGGTGCCGCGGAGGCGGAGGAGGTGGGCGCCGCGGCGGTGCGCGGTGCCGGGGGCCGGCTGGATGAGGTACTGGCGGCCCCGCAGGGAGAAGGCGCCGCGCATCCCCGCGCAGAGGCTgagggcggcggcggagctgggGTCCCGGTTGACGGTGCCGGAGTAGAAGCAGCGGGAGAGGTCgtcctccggcggcggcggcggcccgcccaGGTACTGCAGGGTGAAGTCCGGGGCCAGGAAGCTGCTGTCGGGCTCCAGCTCCAGCGTCAGCCGCTCCCCAAAGGCCTCCAGGCGGAAGCGCTCCCGGCCGCCGGCAGCGCCCAGGCGCCGCGGCAGCACCAGCGCCTGCCGCTCGGCGGGGCGCTCGGcgctgcacagccccagcagcgccgCCAACACCGGCGCCAGCACCGGCACTGGCAGGCGCCCCCCGGTCCTCATCGCGGCCGCCGAGCTCGAGGCTTGCTGCTGCGGCCGCTGGCTTGACGGagccctttttatttctttatttgtctacgtatatatatagatagatataggATTTTTTGCTTTCAGGTTTTGGGGGTCTCTTAGTGTCTCTCTGTTGGCAgaggggcggggagggccgggcgggcgccgggTCCCGCGGTCACTGCAGAGGCGGCGTCGGCTTCCCCatggccggggcgcggcggcagGGAGCGAGGGTCTGCGAGGGGAGCAGCCGTTCCCCCCGTCCGTCTCTCCGTCTGTCTGTCCTCTTTCTCTCGCTGCCGTTTCTCCTTCCCGCCGCCtcctcagctctccccagcagcagcggTCGGGGAGGAAGCTCCGGCGAGTCTCCGCTCGTCCCTCCGGCAGCCCCGGGACGGCCTCGCCTGCACTTccacggccccgcggggcggggggaggcgagcGCCGAGAAGCCTCCCGTCCTTGCAGAGCGGAGCAGGAAACGGAGTGAACGCCACCCCAGCCCTCCGCGCCGGGCCCCCTCCGCTGCGCTCCGGGCGCCTCCGCCGTGCGGGGTGAgtgcggcggccggggcggccgctgccgccctTTATGGGGTTTGCGCGGGCCGCCCCCacccccggcgcggcccgccgccccccgccgcgccgcccctcgGCCCCGGGCCGCTGAGCTCACTGCGTGCGTAAggcggccgcgggcggcccccgcccccccttcccttcccttcccccccaccgcccccgacggggcgggacggggcgcggcgcggagcggcgggcagAGCCCGGGGTCGGCCCTTGGCTGCCGGGTGGGGGGCGGGCTGCGCCCTGCCGCGGCGcggccccttcccccgcccccgcggctccccctccccgctcccgcccgaCGGCGGGGGCGTCCTTCCCCCCGGCCCCCGAAGGCAGTCGGGCGCGGCCCGGGCTCTGTGCGGGGCGGGAGGGGTGCGCTGCTGCCGCCCACGCCGACACCCCGCGCtacgcgccgcgccgcgccgcgccgcgggggggCACGTCGCTCCTTGGGGCGCCTGGACGGGCTGCGGGCGGCTGCTGGCCCCTGCCCTGCCGGCCGGGGGCTCGGGTCTccgcccggggctggggagcGGCAGGTGGACAGCCCGGAGCTCCTctgcgggggagggagggagagagggagatcCCTGGTCGTGTtagtggtttttcctttttttttttttttttttttttaaagcaattcttgCCCTTTCACGGCCCTAATAGCTACAGTCAGCTGTGCACCTGTACTTCTGGGAAATGGTTCTTTTTAAATCACTTAAACAGAGACATTTATGTAGGTGCAgccaatattttcctttgaagCCATAACCAACCGTAGTGGTATGGCTAATCCACTTAATTCTTCATACGTAACACGCGTGCGATGTGCGCTGCCCGAGTAATACTGATTTCTCC
This genomic interval from Calonectris borealis chromosome 1, bCalBor7.hap1.2, whole genome shotgun sequence contains the following:
- the ADAMTS1 gene encoding A disintegrin and metalloproteinase with thrombospondin motifs 1, whose product is MRTGGRLPVPVLAPVLAALLGLCSAERPAERQALVLPRRLGAAGGRERFRLEAFGERLTLELEPDSSFLAPDFTLQYLGGPPPPPEDDLSRCFYSGTVNRDPSSAAALSLCAGMRGAFSLRGRQYLIQPAPGTAHRRGAHLLRLRGTRRATPAARCAVAETEAEAAEPEPAGHAETRSRRKKRFVSSPRYVETMLVADQSMAEFHGSGLKHYLLTLLSVAAKLYKHPSIRNSISLVVVKIMVIYEERKGPDISSNAALTLRNFCSWQKQHNPPSDRHAEHYDTAILFTRQDLCGAKTCDTLGMADVGTVCDLNRSCSIIEDDGLQAAFTTAHELGHVFNMPHDDAKQCAGINGISRDFHMMASMLSNLDRSQPWSPCSAYMITTFLDNGHGECLLDKPHKPIQLPSDLPGTLYDANRQCQFTFGDESRHCPDAASTCTTLWCTGTSGGLLVCQTKHFPWADGTSCGEGKWCMNGKCVNKTEKKHYDTPVHGSWGSWGAWGECSRTCGGGVQYSFRECDNPVPRNGGKYCEGKRVQYRSCNIEDCPDNDGKTFREEQCEKHNEFSKSPFGSGPAVEWTPKFAGVSPKDRCKLVCRAKGTGYFFVLQPKVVDGTPCSPDSTSVCVQGQCVKAGCDRMIGSNKKFDKCGICGGNGSTCKKVSGTLVRAKPGYHDVVTIPAGATNIEVKQRNHRGARHDGSFLAIKAADGTYVLNGDYTLSTLEQDITYKGSVLRYSGSSAALERIRSFSPLKEPLTIQVLTVGDLPQPKIKFTYFVKKPAQAGSEKAPSRKKESFNAIREIISSEWVIEEWGECSKSCGSGWQRRAVECRDPRGWPAADCARELKPSDIRPCADVPCPQWQLGDWSPCSKTCGKGFKKRLLKCISYDGSVLPQESCEPSKKPKHLIDFCNVTDCS